Proteins from a single region of Lentimicrobium saccharophilum:
- a CDS encoding SusD/RagB family nutrient-binding outer membrane lipoprotein, whose protein sequence is MKLKYFLLFLSSVLMLASCRKDFEEIDNNPQGFTTASDGSLFNGIIQSLLPTWNEQFYINNEILYAQTQQAALTKSAWGNFTLGTEDMWSNYYKTLPAIRELEKRIATYPETPATTNMKAMLLIVRAYKTFKLTDIFGDIPYSAAGYGYQDLGKLYPVYDDQRDIYLSLLDDLAWAAENINDTAAIAEPFTTFANFDKLFNGRRDMWRKFANSLRLRHAMRMAEKEPQLASAIIGDIIENNLPVIYGYDFITPVLESACIWPGANGFSNESVSWSFREHNGLRMGSNIWHQFSNTDDPAGSGIFDPRAYIFFEGDQNEQWIPFPQIPDQGTPSAQGIPYGSHRDDMGNYHIKNNVNYSPFNFFIIADENNMPVILMTGAEVHFIKAEAYFRGIGVAEDKSAADIEYMNGINASVEWWINLADRLRLPISGVKFTDKITIPQNLNAASVLMKFGSWNAVSDEEKLRFIYTQRWIDAFRQPWEAYAEARRTGMTPREGDPIAHFRMPYPPSENQYNAANLNDARLKQGGDEPGIKIWWIPGN, encoded by the coding sequence ATGAAACTCAAATATTTTCTACTCTTCTTAAGCTCAGTTCTTATGCTGGCTTCCTGCCGGAAGGACTTCGAAGAGATTGACAACAATCCGCAGGGATTCACCACGGCAAGTGACGGCTCCTTATTCAACGGTATAATTCAGTCGCTCTTGCCAACCTGGAACGAACAATTCTACATCAACAACGAAATATTGTATGCCCAGACCCAGCAGGCGGCACTGACCAAATCGGCATGGGGTAATTTTACCCTTGGCACTGAGGATATGTGGTCGAACTATTACAAAACCCTGCCTGCCATCAGGGAACTGGAAAAAAGGATTGCCACTTATCCGGAGACGCCGGCCACCACCAACATGAAGGCCATGCTTTTGATCGTCAGAGCATATAAGACATTTAAGCTGACAGACATATTCGGCGACATTCCATATTCCGCAGCAGGCTACGGATACCAGGACCTGGGCAAACTTTACCCGGTTTACGATGATCAGCGCGACATATATTTGTCGTTACTCGACGACCTTGCCTGGGCAGCCGAAAACATCAATGACACCGCAGCAATCGCTGAGCCATTCACCACCTTTGCCAACTTCGACAAGCTGTTTAACGGCAGGCGCGACATGTGGCGCAAATTCGCCAATTCGCTCAGGCTGCGCCATGCCATGCGCATGGCAGAAAAGGAGCCTCAGCTGGCTTCAGCCATTATAGGTGATATCATTGAAAACAATCTGCCGGTAATTTACGGATATGATTTCATCACCCCTGTGCTGGAAAGCGCCTGCATCTGGCCCGGGGCCAACGGCTTCTCAAACGAAAGTGTAAGCTGGTCGTTTCGCGAGCACAATGGCCTCCGGATGGGATCAAACATCTGGCATCAGTTCTCCAATACAGATGATCCCGCCGGTTCCGGCATTTTTGATCCCCGGGCTTACATTTTTTTCGAAGGCGATCAAAATGAGCAGTGGATCCCCTTTCCTCAGATTCCGGACCAGGGAACACCGTCGGCCCAGGGAATTCCTTATGGCAGCCACCGCGACGATATGGGAAACTATCATATCAAAAACAACGTCAACTACTCCCCTTTCAATTTCTTCATCATAGCCGACGAAAACAATATGCCGGTTATTCTGATGACGGGTGCAGAAGTGCATTTCATTAAGGCAGAAGCATACTTCAGGGGCATCGGGGTTGCCGAAGATAAATCGGCTGCCGACATTGAATACATGAATGGAATAAATGCTTCAGTTGAATGGTGGATAAATCTGGCTGACCGCTTAAGATTGCCAATCTCCGGGGTGAAGTTTACCGACAAAATCACCATTCCGCAGAATCTGAATGCAGCTTCTGTACTTATGAAATTCGGCTCCTGGAATGCCGTCAGCGATGAGGAAAAACTTCGCTTCATATACACCCAGCGCTGGATTGATGCCTTCAGGCAACCCTGGGAAGCCTATGCCGAAGCAAGACGTACAGGTATGACCCCACGGGAAGGCGATCCGATTGCACACTTCAGAATGCCTTATCCCCCTTCCGAAAACCAATACAATGCTGCCAACCTGAATGATGCACGACTGAAACAGGGCGGAGATGAACCGGGCATTAAGATCTGGTGGATTCCCGGAAATTAG